Proteins from a single region of Mucilaginibacter daejeonensis:
- a CDS encoding RagB/SusD family nutrient uptake outer membrane protein — protein sequence MKKIIKASLSLIVLVSLGGCKKFLNEELKTELAPTNTFTSTYGFEVGSAGLYALTRSEYNTFGEGGAYLHNGACPYEALQAGTDIADVINSDASLTAFANLTLTPAERFVGTYWNWAYSLISSANLMLVYADKNTNWDSPNDKARFQAEARFFRAYAYRTLVYLYGDVPYVETILYDFKLNFTRTPKAEVLGHIVDDLKFASDNLPTNPDQVRDGKLTKWAALHLLSEMYLMQGQYPLAEQAALAVINSGNYSLMKNRFGTAKDKPGDVFSDLFVENNQNRLKNGNRESIWVLQFEFNTIGGGTNSDDWTRRAWNPKYPDITGFVLADTLGGRGLAQLTPMKWWVGTAGTSATGNVPGIFESTDIRNSNYNIKRNWYYNNPNETSLVGKKANITEQTWFSTKSLFPAITKFFYGRAENLSLTGSYKDRMKFRLAETYLLLAEAYLGQNNPGKAAEAVNEVRKRAGASVINASQMTMDMLLDERIRELIGEESRRFTLVRTNKLVERVRTYNTAISSKITANNILWPIPQSIIDANRDAPFPQNPGYGR from the coding sequence ATGAAAAAGATCATCAAAGCAAGCTTATCGCTTATCGTACTCGTGTCATTAGGCGGGTGTAAAAAATTTTTGAACGAGGAACTCAAGACCGAACTGGCGCCTACCAATACCTTTACCAGCACCTATGGCTTTGAAGTGGGCAGTGCGGGCCTGTATGCACTGACCCGCTCAGAGTATAACACTTTTGGTGAGGGTGGCGCTTATTTGCACAACGGCGCGTGCCCATATGAGGCGCTACAGGCCGGTACCGACATTGCCGACGTGATCAACAGCGATGCCTCGCTCACGGCTTTCGCCAACCTCACGCTTACTCCGGCCGAGCGCTTTGTGGGTACCTATTGGAACTGGGCCTACAGCCTGATCTCGTCGGCCAACCTGATGCTGGTATATGCAGATAAGAATACCAATTGGGATTCGCCCAATGACAAGGCACGTTTCCAGGCCGAAGCACGTTTTTTCCGGGCTTATGCTTACCGTACATTGGTGTACCTGTACGGCGATGTACCTTACGTAGAAACCATTCTTTATGATTTCAAACTCAACTTCACCCGCACGCCTAAGGCTGAAGTGCTGGGCCACATCGTTGATGACCTGAAGTTCGCATCGGATAACCTGCCTACTAACCCTGACCAGGTAAGGGATGGCAAACTGACCAAATGGGCCGCCTTGCATTTACTGAGCGAGATGTACCTCATGCAAGGTCAGTATCCACTTGCGGAGCAAGCGGCATTAGCGGTGATCAACAGCGGTAACTATAGCCTCATGAAGAACCGTTTTGGCACAGCCAAGGACAAGCCAGGCGATGTTTTTAGCGATCTGTTCGTGGAGAACAACCAGAACCGTTTGAAGAACGGTAACCGGGAAAGCATCTGGGTGCTGCAATTTGAATTCAACACCATTGGCGGCGGCACCAACTCTGACGATTGGACCCGCCGTGCCTGGAATCCTAAGTACCCCGATATCACCGGTTTTGTACTGGCCGACACCTTAGGCGGACGTGGCTTAGCACAATTAACGCCCATGAAATGGTGGGTAGGTACAGCAGGTACCAGCGCTACCGGCAACGTTCCCGGCATTTTCGAGTCTACCGATATCCGCAACTCCAACTACAACATCAAACGCAACTGGTACTACAACAATCCTAACGAGACCTCTTTGGTGGGCAAAAAAGCCAATATCACCGAACAGACCTGGTTCTCGACCAAAAGCTTGTTCCCAGCCATTACCAAGTTCTTTTACGGCCGTGCCGAGAACCTGAGCCTGACCGGCAGCTACAAGGACCGTATGAAGTTCCGTTTGGCCGAGACCTACCTTTTGCTGGCCGAAGCCTATCTGGGGCAGAACAATCCAGGTAAAGCCGCCGAAGCTGTGAACGAGGTACGCAAACGTGCCGGCGCATCAGTGATCAACGCAAGCCAAATGACCATGGATATGCTATTGGATGAGCGCATACGCGAATTGATAGGAGAGGAGAGCCGTAGGTTCACCCTGGTGCGTACGAATAAGTTGGTGGAAAGGGTGCGTACTTACAATACGGCTATAAGCAGTAAGATCACGGCCAACAACATTCTATGGCCTATACCACAGTCTATTATTGATGCCAACCGTGACGCACCGTTCCCACAGAACCCAGGCTACGGCAGATAG
- a CDS encoding SusC/RagA family TonB-linked outer membrane protein, whose translation MRKEVYIKFERWLMLVMLIFAANSGYSQQNTIKVTGKVTDSGKAPLIGVSVVVKGGSTGTQTDTQGNFTLQVSPTATLVFTYVGFDAQELKVPTSGVLNVVMSGDRMLDQLVVVGYGTAKKKDLTGGLAVVGKEQLGMVSTPNLMDRLVGQVAGFNITTSNAAPGQDQSLLIRGENSLSANNSPLIVLDGIPYSGSLVDIDPNNVENLTVLKDASAVAIYGSRGSNGVILIQTKRGMAGKPTVSYRGQIGVAEPMQRIDVMGPNEYIRFQQDIGRLREGYTGDQLDPVAGNIISVTERGNYTKGITNDWQKYIFRKAITTDHQISISGGTEATKYMAAVAALKQDGVVYNSTLTRLNMTANIDQTFNKWLTIGVGTQFTQRSDGGVQPNIEHAIKQSPYGSYKDAAGYYVPEPMEYSLIVNPMRNVNADQDRINRNFFLSTYANIQLPLKGLSARTNFGYNYRSVFTGTYYGRDTFDGREQAGLVGGRASISNSHYNDYTWENILKYERQVGDHRFDATGLFSMQQTKSVSASQSAEGFVTDDTSYFMMNTAARNVTNTSSLSETALISYMGRLNYGYKGRYIATLTGRSDGASVFGINNKYAFFPSAAVAWHIGEESFLKNKVNWLGMLKLRLSYGANGNQAITPYRTLDRLYSSVKYIWGDGGTAVNTAYLAGDGVGNPNLKWETTYTGNIGIDFQIFNNRVSGSIDAYRSRTKDLLMTRTVPIMNGYSRIWDNVGETQNQGLELTLNTTNIDHKNFKWNSTVVFSFDRDKIIELRGDGLDDINNNWFIGKPLRVFYDYNMVGIWQRGDQFFYTDASGAQREVQTGAAPGSAKLQDVDGNGFINTRDRVIIGSKMPRYTASLANRLSYKNFYMSALATGTFGVWRDDNVANLGSWTFGITNYVHNANYWTPENPGATIVSPGYNNTFGHGFYKKVNYVQIKNITFGYRLNTGVARKLGLSGVDMNLSVNNLYTFSNIRQVLNYDNTWMASYPTARLLVFGLNVNF comes from the coding sequence ATGAGAAAAGAAGTATACATCAAATTCGAACGCTGGCTAATGCTGGTGATGCTGATATTTGCAGCAAATTCTGGTTATTCCCAACAAAATACGATAAAAGTTACCGGAAAGGTGACCGACTCAGGCAAGGCCCCGCTCATCGGTGTTTCGGTGGTGGTCAAAGGTGGTTCTACCGGCACCCAGACCGATACCCAGGGTAACTTTACCTTACAGGTATCGCCCACGGCAACCCTTGTATTCACCTATGTAGGTTTTGATGCACAAGAACTCAAGGTGCCAACGTCAGGTGTGCTGAACGTGGTCATGAGCGGCGACAGGATGCTTGACCAGTTGGTGGTGGTAGGTTACGGTACCGCCAAAAAGAAAGACCTCACCGGCGGCCTGGCCGTGGTAGGCAAGGAGCAGTTGGGCATGGTATCTACCCCCAACCTGATGGACCGTCTGGTCGGTCAGGTAGCGGGTTTTAATATCACCACATCCAACGCCGCACCGGGGCAAGATCAGTCGCTGCTTATCCGTGGCGAGAACTCGCTTTCGGCCAACAACTCGCCGCTTATCGTTCTGGATGGTATACCTTATAGCGGTTCGCTGGTGGATATTGATCCTAATAACGTGGAGAACCTTACTGTACTAAAGGATGCGTCGGCGGTGGCTATTTATGGTTCGCGGGGCTCTAATGGGGTGATCCTTATCCAAACTAAACGGGGGATGGCCGGTAAGCCAACGGTGAGTTACCGTGGCCAGATCGGAGTGGCTGAACCCATGCAACGCATCGATGTAATGGGACCTAATGAATACATTCGCTTCCAGCAGGATATAGGCCGCTTGCGCGAAGGCTACACGGGCGATCAGCTTGACCCGGTGGCCGGTAACATCATCAGCGTTACCGAGCGGGGCAATTACACCAAAGGCATCACCAACGACTGGCAAAAGTACATCTTCCGTAAGGCCATCACCACTGATCATCAGATCAGTATATCGGGCGGTACGGAGGCTACCAAATATATGGCTGCCGTTGCCGCTTTAAAACAGGATGGTGTGGTGTATAACTCCACGCTTACCCGGTTGAACATGACGGCCAATATTGATCAAACATTCAACAAATGGCTCACCATAGGAGTGGGTACGCAATTCACTCAACGGAGCGATGGCGGCGTGCAACCCAATATTGAGCATGCCATTAAGCAGAGCCCTTACGGCAGCTACAAGGACGCCGCCGGTTATTACGTGCCCGAACCTATGGAGTACTCACTGATCGTGAATCCGATGCGTAATGTCAATGCTGATCAGGACCGCATCAACCGTAACTTTTTCTTGTCTACCTATGCCAATATCCAGTTGCCGCTTAAGGGGCTATCGGCCCGCACCAACTTTGGTTACAATTACCGCAGCGTATTTACAGGCACGTATTATGGCCGCGATACCTTCGACGGTCGTGAGCAGGCAGGTTTGGTGGGCGGCAGGGCCAGTATCAGCAACAGCCATTATAATGACTACACCTGGGAGAACATTTTGAAATACGAGCGCCAGGTGGGCGATCACCGCTTTGACGCAACAGGCCTGTTCAGTATGCAGCAAACCAAAAGCGTGAGCGCGTCGCAAAGTGCCGAAGGCTTCGTGACCGATGATACCAGCTATTTCATGATGAATACCGCTGCACGTAACGTCACCAATACCTCAAGCCTTTCTGAAACGGCCTTGATCTCATACATGGGGCGTTTGAATTATGGCTACAAAGGCCGCTACATCGCCACCTTAACGGGCCGGTCTGACGGTGCCTCGGTTTTCGGTATCAATAACAAGTATGCTTTCTTTCCTTCGGCAGCAGTGGCCTGGCATATTGGCGAGGAAAGCTTCCTGAAGAACAAGGTGAACTGGTTGGGCATGCTAAAGCTGCGCCTTTCGTACGGTGCTAACGGTAACCAGGCCATCACACCTTACCGTACGCTCGATCGTTTGTACTCGAGTGTAAAATACATTTGGGGCGATGGTGGCACCGCTGTTAACACCGCGTATTTGGCGGGCGATGGCGTAGGCAACCCTAACCTGAAATGGGAGACCACCTATACCGGTAACATCGGTATCGATTTTCAGATATTCAACAACCGGGTCAGCGGTAGTATCGATGCGTACCGTTCGCGGACCAAAGACCTACTCATGACCCGCACCGTGCCTATCATGAATGGCTACAGCCGCATTTGGGACAACGTGGGCGAGACGCAGAACCAAGGCTTAGAGTTAACACTGAACACCACCAACATCGATCATAAGAATTTCAAATGGAACTCTACCGTGGTGTTCTCTTTTGACCGCGACAAGATCATTGAATTGCGTGGCGACGGATTGGACGATATCAACAACAACTGGTTCATTGGTAAGCCACTGCGTGTTTTTTACGACTACAACATGGTGGGCATATGGCAACGCGGGGATCAGTTCTTTTATACTGACGCCAGTGGTGCCCAGCGCGAGGTACAGACCGGTGCAGCGCCCGGCTCGGCCAAATTGCAGGATGTTGATGGCAATGGCTTCATCAATACGCGCGACAGGGTGATCATTGGTTCAAAAATGCCACGTTACACGGCGTCATTAGCTAACCGTTTAAGCTACAAGAACTTCTATATGTCGGCATTGGCCACCGGAACCTTCGGTGTTTGGCGCGATGATAACGTGGCCAATCTTGGCTCATGGACCTTCGGCATCACCAACTATGTACACAATGCTAACTACTGGACACCAGAGAACCCAGGCGCTACTATTGTATCACCTGGCTATAACAACACCTTTGGGCATGGCTTTTACAAAAAGGTGAATTACGTGCAGATCAAGAACATCACCTTCGGTTACAGGCTCAACACCGGCGTAGCACGCAAGTTAGGTCTGAGCGGTGTTGACATGAACCTAAGCGTCAATAACCTGTACACTTTCTCTAACATCAGGCAGGTACTCAATTATGATAATACGTGGATGGCATCGTACCCAACTGCCCGCCTTTTAGTATTTGGCTTAAACGTGAATTTTTAA
- a CDS encoding SusE domain-containing protein, which produces MKKAKYLFKTGCMVLVLALLAACKHEINDIERVKETLTVRPSAEKISLDENDRAKDIITFSWEKARPQSDDHMVTYITKLDVVGNNFGSATAITTYEDDGVFSKSFTSEQLLNWAAQKWKVATNKPFTLEFRVTAQWEGGPTFEAPEVRTITVNVVPARVALGGGAVGAERIEMQKTLEDPNQYAYLLKLQPGDLNIVMENSGKTFYATANDGSTALKDGTATGVKLSETPFAWKIETAGEYRIVINMQKGTATIYSPAKALSPKVVQWSTFTTTVSELWMHGAINSFGTPIKMDCNVSLADPQVLVYTGGRVGKTKFIVYGGNDNNKNLAYAFSAPLTAAGAAQELSLTLGTSAPLSGGSTSAQRNSYYTIPTGTNVLIIDLRNMTILADRR; this is translated from the coding sequence ATGAAAAAAGCTAAATACCTGTTCAAAACAGGGTGTATGGTATTGGTGCTGGCCCTGCTGGCGGCTTGCAAGCACGAGATCAATGACATTGAAAGGGTAAAGGAAACATTGACGGTGCGTCCTTCGGCCGAGAAGATATCGTTGGATGAAAATGACCGCGCGAAAGACATCATCACCTTCTCGTGGGAAAAAGCACGACCACAGTCAGACGATCACATGGTGACCTACATCACCAAGCTGGATGTGGTGGGCAATAATTTTGGCTCGGCTACCGCGATCACCACTTATGAGGATGATGGCGTATTTAGCAAAAGTTTCACGTCTGAGCAGCTCCTGAACTGGGCTGCTCAAAAGTGGAAGGTAGCTACCAATAAACCGTTCACGCTGGAGTTCAGGGTTACCGCGCAATGGGAAGGCGGCCCGACCTTTGAAGCGCCCGAAGTACGTACCATCACCGTGAACGTGGTGCCGGCCAGGGTGGCTTTAGGCGGCGGCGCGGTAGGCGCTGAAAGGATCGAGATGCAAAAAACGCTGGAAGATCCAAACCAGTATGCTTACCTGCTCAAACTGCAGCCTGGCGACCTGAACATCGTGATGGAGAACAGCGGCAAGACCTTTTATGCCACTGCCAATGATGGGAGCACAGCATTGAAGGATGGCACTGCTACCGGCGTTAAACTGAGCGAAACACCATTCGCCTGGAAGATCGAGACCGCGGGTGAGTACCGTATAGTGATCAATATGCAAAAAGGAACCGCTACTATTTATTCGCCGGCAAAAGCGCTTAGCCCCAAGGTGGTGCAGTGGAGCACCTTCACTACCACCGTATCCGAACTTTGGATGCACGGTGCCATCAATAGCTTTGGTACACCTATAAAAATGGACTGTAACGTAAGCCTTGCCGATCCGCAGGTGCTGGTGTACACCGGTGGCCGCGTTGGCAAAACCAAATTCATCGTGTATGGCGGCAACGATAATAACAAGAACCTGGCTTATGCGTTCAGTGCTCCGCTCACTGCGGCGGGTGCTGCACAGGAGTTATCATTAACGCTGGGAACGTCCGCCCCTCTGTCAGGCGGATCAACAAGTGCACAGCGAAATTCCTACTACACCATACCTACAGGAACCAATGTTTTAATCATTGACCTGCGCAACATGACCATACTAGCCGACAGGAGATAG
- a CDS encoding alpha-galactosidase: MNKYNLFIALLLACGTAQAQLGQRIIVETDHTSLIMSVGKNGRVYQNYLGARLLNSADNMTLPQGREVYVGGGMEDSFQPAIRVTHADGDPSIELLFAKQSIERPTAGCTETIVTLKDPKHPITVKLHYQAFIKEDVIKSWTEIINGEKGEIVLNDYASSMLNFDAREYWLTQYHGDWAAEMKMQESKLTSGIKQIDSKLGTRAAMYQSPLFLLSLGKLSDETTGEVIVGTLAWTGNFRFHFETDQNNGLRVISGINPYASAYRLAAGKIFTTPAFIFTYSANGRGQASRNLHAWARDHDVMDGHKPRLVLLNNWETTFFNFDEQKLSGLFDDAVNLGVDLFLLDDGWFGNKYPRSNDKAGLGDWQPTKTKLPNGIGNLIKQAEAKGTKFGIWIEPEMVNPKSELYEKHPDWILRLPNRKEDEQRNQMVLDLANPKVADFVYQTMDDLITKNPGLAFIKWDCNRIMTNTWSPYLKDKQSNLYADYVLNLYQVFKRLRAKHPHLPIMLCSGGGARIDYEALKYFTEFWASDDTDPLERVYIQWGYSNFYPANVIASHVTSWGKQSLKFRTDVAMMGKLGYDIDVKKMTAEELTFSKQAIKNYKRLSDVIWYGDLYRLISPYQENRAVLMYVDSARSKGVLFNYNLNIRERETVNRVKLQGLDAAKRYKVEEINMMTGAKPILPDNGRVYTGDFLMKVGLDLNSWHLKALTSSIIEITAQ; the protein is encoded by the coding sequence ATGAATAAGTACAACCTTTTTATTGCGCTGCTGCTGGCATGTGGTACTGCACAGGCCCAGCTGGGTCAGCGCATCATTGTTGAGACCGATCATACGTCGCTGATCATGAGCGTAGGCAAAAACGGTCGTGTGTATCAGAATTATCTGGGGGCCAGGCTCCTTAATAGTGCCGACAACATGACCTTGCCGCAAGGCAGAGAAGTTTACGTAGGTGGAGGTATGGAAGACTCTTTCCAACCTGCGATCAGAGTGACCCACGCTGATGGTGACCCGTCGATCGAACTGTTGTTCGCAAAACAAAGTATTGAAAGGCCGACCGCAGGTTGCACGGAGACCATCGTTACGCTTAAAGATCCTAAGCATCCCATCACCGTAAAACTTCATTATCAGGCCTTCATAAAAGAGGATGTGATCAAAAGCTGGACCGAGATCATCAATGGGGAAAAGGGCGAGATCGTGCTTAATGACTATGCATCGTCAATGCTCAACTTTGATGCGCGCGAATACTGGCTGACCCAGTACCACGGCGATTGGGCCGCCGAAATGAAGATGCAAGAATCGAAGCTGACAAGCGGCATCAAACAGATCGACTCTAAGTTGGGCACACGGGCAGCCATGTACCAAAGTCCGCTGTTCCTATTGTCGTTAGGCAAGCTTTCGGACGAGACCACGGGCGAGGTCATAGTCGGCACCTTAGCGTGGACAGGCAACTTTCGCTTCCACTTCGAGACGGATCAAAACAACGGCTTACGTGTCATATCGGGGATCAATCCCTATGCGTCGGCCTACCGTTTGGCTGCTGGCAAAATCTTTACCACGCCAGCTTTCATCTTTACTTATTCGGCCAATGGAAGAGGACAGGCCAGCCGTAACCTGCACGCCTGGGCACGTGATCATGATGTTATGGACGGGCACAAGCCACGCCTGGTACTATTGAACAATTGGGAAACCACCTTTTTTAACTTTGATGAACAGAAGCTGAGCGGCCTGTTCGATGATGCGGTGAACCTCGGTGTCGACCTTTTTTTATTGGACGATGGCTGGTTCGGAAACAAATACCCTCGTAGTAATGACAAGGCCGGTCTGGGAGACTGGCAACCGACCAAGACCAAATTGCCCAACGGCATAGGGAATCTGATTAAACAGGCCGAAGCAAAGGGAACCAAGTTCGGCATATGGATCGAGCCTGAGATGGTGAACCCCAAAAGTGAGCTTTACGAAAAGCACCCCGACTGGATCTTGCGCCTGCCTAACCGTAAAGAGGACGAGCAGCGCAACCAAATGGTGCTCGATCTGGCCAACCCCAAGGTGGCCGACTTTGTGTACCAGACCATGGACGACCTGATCACCAAGAACCCGGGTCTGGCGTTCATTAAATGGGATTGTAACCGCATCATGACCAACACCTGGTCGCCTTATTTGAAGGACAAGCAGTCGAACCTGTATGCGGACTACGTGCTTAATTTGTATCAGGTGTTCAAGCGGTTGCGTGCCAAGCATCCACACCTGCCGATCATGTTGTGTTCGGGCGGTGGTGCCCGCATCGATTATGAAGCACTGAAATACTTCACTGAGTTTTGGGCGAGTGATGATACCGACCCATTGGAACGCGTTTATATACAATGGGGTTACAGCAATTTTTACCCAGCTAATGTGATCGCATCTCACGTTACCTCATGGGGTAAACAATCGTTAAAGTTCCGTACCGATGTGGCCATGATGGGCAAGCTGGGTTACGATATCGACGTGAAGAAAATGACCGCAGAAGAACTGACCTTCAGCAAGCAGGCGATCAAGAACTACAAGCGTTTAAGTGACGTGATCTGGTACGGTGACCTGTATCGTTTGATCTCGCCTTATCAGGAGAACCGTGCAGTGCTCATGTATGTGGACAGCGCCAGGTCAAAGGGAGTACTGTTCAACTATAATTTGAATATTCGCGAACGGGAGACCGTTAACCGGGTAAAACTTCAGGGACTTGATGCCGCAAAGCGATACAAGGTGGAAGAGATCAACATGATGACCGGCGCCAAACCGATCCTGCCTGATAATGGCCGCGTTTACACCGGCGACTTCCTGATGAAAGTAGGCCTCGATCTCAATAGCTGGCATTTAAAAGCGCTCACCAGTTCCATCATTGAGATAACGGCGCAGTAA
- a CDS encoding glycoside hydrolase family 2 TIM barrel-domain containing protein — protein sequence MHNFNRSLVRYALIVLLGFISTFAKAATRTDSLINFDWKFMIGDVPAAKEKTFADSKWQQVNLPHDGSIAGGFDTVSGTRQNGFRPRHIGWYRKNLFVPASAKGKVITLEFEGVYRAAEVWVNGKYLGKHLNGYTGFTYDVTQHVMAGGSNTIAVRYDNTYKQSSRWYTGEGIYRNVWIHINNALHVAENGTYVTTPFIGNDKAKISVQTEVVNQADTNVLATLRTVIISPEGKEVTSMVSVVPLGAHQTYNYQQNTTISNPVIWDITSPKLYHLKTYVSAGDQLRDVHDSRFGIRTIEFTPEQGFLLNGRKVFLNGVNIHHDLGPLGAAAFDKGFKRRLLGLQKMGVNAVRLAHNPYTKAVLDMCDELGILVFNEAFDKWSSEYYGPGEDFKQHWQPDLAWFVKRDRSHPSVIIWSVGNEVAVKQEYKDTAFVVQLNKMVDIVHRLDPSRKVTSGLYPSRDEDSPAPMAFHMDVMSDNYMTRFYKRDRARFPQLIYLASEMTTDNGGENFFNYDHSYACGQFYWGGTDYIGESFKWPSKGWNGLIDWCDHWKPITYYIKSLYTQEPMVKIAVFDASASESRVWNDVFMNTIKMSDSWNWKAGQKLTLYTFTTSDEIELFVNDRSVGVKYLKDFPKRKISWELNYEPGTIKAVARKDGKTIATDVATTAGKAEKIILTTDSAHFKANGLDLAYVTVTVVDSKGTVVKDATNDIKFKVSGEATIAGVANNDRMSDEHFVADHRRVNDGRCLLVLRSTRKSGKVRIKASATGLKSQTLTLTAN from the coding sequence ATGCATAATTTCAACAGGTCATTGGTAAGGTATGCTTTGATCGTTCTATTGGGTTTCATCTCGACCTTTGCCAAGGCGGCTACCCGTACCGACAGCCTCATTAATTTCGATTGGAAGTTCATGATAGGGGATGTACCGGCAGCTAAGGAGAAGACCTTTGCGGATAGTAAATGGCAGCAGGTGAACCTTCCGCATGATGGCAGCATTGCGGGCGGTTTTGATACGGTTAGCGGCACAAGGCAGAACGGTTTCCGTCCACGACATATAGGCTGGTACCGCAAAAACTTGTTCGTACCGGCCAGTGCCAAAGGCAAGGTGATCACCCTGGAGTTCGAGGGCGTTTATCGTGCAGCGGAGGTTTGGGTGAATGGCAAATACCTGGGTAAACACCTCAACGGTTATACCGGCTTTACTTACGATGTGACCCAGCACGTGATGGCAGGCGGTAGTAACACTATTGCTGTGAGGTATGACAATACTTACAAGCAAAGTTCGCGCTGGTATACGGGCGAAGGCATATATCGTAACGTATGGATTCACATCAACAATGCCCTGCACGTTGCAGAGAATGGTACTTATGTTACCACGCCGTTTATAGGTAATGACAAGGCCAAGATCTCGGTACAGACCGAGGTTGTCAACCAAGCCGATACCAACGTGTTGGCCACACTGAGAACAGTGATCATCTCGCCCGAAGGCAAAGAGGTGACCTCGATGGTGAGCGTCGTACCTTTAGGGGCACATCAAACCTACAACTACCAACAAAACACCACTATTAGTAACCCGGTCATTTGGGACATCACCTCACCTAAACTTTATCACCTTAAAACTTATGTAAGCGCGGGCGACCAGCTACGTGATGTGCATGATAGCCGTTTCGGTATCCGCACGATCGAATTTACCCCTGAGCAAGGCTTTCTCCTGAACGGCCGCAAGGTTTTCCTCAATGGCGTGAACATTCACCATGATCTTGGTCCGCTCGGTGCGGCAGCGTTCGATAAAGGTTTTAAGCGACGCTTGCTCGGCTTGCAAAAAATGGGCGTTAATGCGGTCAGACTCGCGCATAATCCATATACCAAAGCAGTGCTGGATATGTGCGATGAACTGGGCATCTTGGTGTTCAATGAAGCTTTTGATAAGTGGAGTAGCGAGTATTATGGCCCTGGCGAGGATTTTAAGCAGCACTGGCAGCCTGATCTGGCCTGGTTCGTTAAGCGTGACCGATCTCATCCAAGCGTGATCATCTGGAGCGTTGGTAACGAGGTGGCCGTTAAGCAGGAATATAAGGACACGGCCTTTGTGGTCCAGCTCAATAAAATGGTTGATATCGTACATCGGCTCGACCCGTCACGCAAGGTGACCAGCGGTTTGTACCCCTCACGCGATGAGGATAGCCCTGCGCCCATGGCCTTCCACATGGATGTGATGAGCGATAACTACATGACCCGCTTTTACAAACGCGATCGTGCTAGGTTCCCACAGCTCATTTACTTGGCCAGCGAAATGACCACTGATAACGGTGGCGAGAACTTTTTTAACTATGACCATAGCTACGCCTGCGGACAGTTCTATTGGGGCGGTACCGATTACATTGGCGAATCGTTCAAATGGCCGTCGAAAGGCTGGAACGGTTTGATCGACTGGTGTGATCACTGGAAGCCTATCACGTACTATATCAAAAGTCTGTACACTCAGGAGCCAATGGTGAAGATCGCGGTATTCGATGCCTCGGCAAGTGAATCGCGTGTGTGGAACGATGTGTTTATGAACACGATCAAAATGAGTGACAGCTGGAACTGGAAGGCCGGACAGAAGCTCACACTGTATACTTTTACTACCAGTGACGAGATAGAACTGTTCGTTAACGATCGGTCGGTAGGAGTCAAGTATTTGAAAGACTTCCCTAAGCGTAAGATCAGCTGGGAGCTCAACTATGAGCCAGGGACCATCAAGGCGGTAGCACGCAAGGATGGCAAAACCATCGCCACCGATGTTGCCACAACAGCAGGAAAGGCTGAGAAGATCATTTTGACAACGGACTCTGCGCACTTTAAGGCCAATGGCCTTGACCTGGCCTATGTGACCGTTACCGTGGTGGATAGTAAAGGAACAGTGGTTAAGGACGCCACGAACGATATTAAATTTAAGGTGAGTGGCGAAGCTACAATAGCCGGCGTGGCCAATAATGACCGCATGAGCGATGAGCATTTTGTTGCTGATCACCGCCGTGTGAACGATGGACGCTGTTTGTTAGTTTTGCGTAGCACCCGCAAGAGCGGCAAGGTGCGGATCAAGGCGTCGGCCACCGGCCTCAAGAGCCAGACATTGACCCTAACCGCCAATTAA